The sequence CGCCCAGCTCGCTGCGCTACACCTTCCCGACGCAGGCGAGCGTGCGGATCGGCGCGTACGAGATGGTCGCGGAGCGTTTGATGGCCCGTGTCGCGGCGCTCTCCCCCGACAGCGAGCGGTGGGCCAGGCTGGTGCTGCTGGAACTCCTGCCGCTGGACGCGCAGCGCCGGCTGGAGATGGAGGTCTGCCTCGCGTTCGGCACCGCGGCGATGACGGACCCGGAACTGCGCCACACCTTCCGGAGCGTGCACCGGGACGAACGCGCGCTGTGCGAGCGGGTGGTGCGGTCCGTGCGGGTGGCCGCCGCCGACGTCCCCGTCGAGGCCGAGCGGCTGCACGCACTGGTCGACGGTCTGGCGCTGCACCTCGTCCGGCAGGACCCGGAGGAGGACACCGGTTGGGCGGTGCGGGTCCTCGACGCTCACCTGGCGCGGCTCGGCTGACCGTCCGGCGTCCAGCGTCCGGAGGGCCGTTCACGCGGCTGTTCCCGTGACGGTTCTCCGGGGCGGGGCCGCGGGAAGGTCAGGACGTACTGCGGCTGATGCGCACTAGATCGGCGGTGCTGACGGCGGGCCTGTCGCTCGGCGGGCCGGCGGATCGCAGCCCGGCCAGGTGAATGTCCAGGTGGCGCTTCCAGGCGTGCGGAGCCACCGCCCCGGTCGTCTCGATGATGCCCCGGAGTGCCCAGGCGGTCGCCAGGACGTCGCCGAGGCTGATGTCGGGGCCGATGTGCCCGTGTTCCTGCGCCTGCCGGCGGAGTTCGTCGATCAGCCGGCGCAGCCGGTCGGCGCCGCGCTCGATGCCGGCGCGGCCGACGAGTTCGCGGGCGTAGCCGCGGTGGTCGCTGTAGGACTGCCCGAGCACGCGCAGGAAGTGCTCCAGCCCGCTGCCGTCGCCGCGGGCCAGCGCCTTCGTGGCGGCCTCGTCGAGTTCGCCGAGGATGAGGTGCACCAACTCGTCCACGAGCGCTTCCTTGTTGGGGAAGCGGCGGTACACCGTGCCGACGCCGACTCCTGCACGCGACGCGATGAGTTCCATGGTCGCGTCCGTACCGAACTCGGAGAGGACCTCGCGGGCGGCCTCGACGATCAACTGGTGGTTGCGCGCGGCGTCCCGGCGCATCGGCCGGCCGGTGTCGTCCCGTACCGCCATGCTCACCACTTCCTTCACGGGTCCACGCGCCCGGGCCGAAGCCTACGGCGCCGGGCTGTGGGCCGGGCCCGGACGGGGACGGCCGACGACCGCCCCGATCCGGACCCGCCGGGCCCGCCGGGCCCGCGCTCGATGAGGTCCGGTCACTCCGACTTGTCGCCGACGACCGTCCCGCCCGCCACCATGGCCAACTCGCCGTGCTCCGGCTCGTCGTTCGCGCCCGCGCCGCGCCGCGCGGCGGGGATGAGGGTCGCCGCGAGCGTCGCGATGACCAGGGCGCCGGCCAGCATGGCGAACCCGTGGGTGTAGCCGGCCTCCTTGGGCAGGCCGCCGGCACCGGTGTCGGCGGTGACGATGCTGGCCATCAAGGCGGCACCGATCGAGCCTCCGATGGTGCGGATGTTGGCGTTCATGCCGCTGGCGACGCCGGTCTGCTCCGGCGGCACCGCGTTGACGATCAGGCTGGACATGGCCGCGAAGGCCAGGCCGAAGCCGATGCCCATGACGCCGGTGGCGACGAAGATCTCCCACTTGTCCTGGTGGGCGAAGGCGAGGATGGCCATCGAGGCGACGCCGACCAGGCAGCCGATCACGACGACGGCCTTGCCGCCGATCAGCCGGGCGAGCCGGCCGGACCACATGCCGACGAAGAACATCGTGACGGTCGAGGGGAGCAGCATCAGACCCGACGCGGTGATGCTCGCGCCGAATCCGTAGCCGGCGCTCGACGGGGTCTGGACGAACTCCGGCAGGAACGCGAAGACCGCGTACATCCCGACGCCGATCAGCAGGGCGACCAGGTTGTTGGTCCACACCGCGGTACGCCGCATCATGCCCATGTCGATCAGCGGGGACGCCGAGCGCTGCTCCACCATGACCCAGGCGACCGCGAGCACGGCGGCGGCGACGATCAGCCCGATCACCTTGGCCGAGCCCCAGCCCCAGTCCGGTGCCTCGCTGAGCGCGACCAGCAGGGCCACCAGCCACGCCGACAGCAGGATGCCGGGCAGCCAGCTGATCCTGCCTTCCGTGCGCACCGGCGACTCCGGCACGAAGAAGTGGGCCGCCACCGCCGCGGCGACGGTGAGGATCATCGGCAGCCAGAACAGCCAGTGGTAGTCAAGGGCGTTGACGATCGGGCCGGCCAGCACGATGCCCAGGCCCGCGCCGACCGCGCTGAGCGAGGCGATCGCCCCGACCGCGCCGTTCAGCTTCTCCTTGGGGAACTCGTCGCGGATGATCCCGAACGCCAGCGGGAGCACGCCGCCGCCGATGCCCTGGATGACCCGGGCGATGATCATCACCGTCACGTTGGTGGCGAGCGCGGCCAGCAGCGATCCCACGGACAGGGCGACCAGGGTCGCCACGAACACGCGCTCCTTGCCGATCATGTCGCCGATGCGGCCCATGATCGGCGTGAATATCGACGCCGAGAGCAGATACGCCGTCAGCACCCAGGTGACGGTGTTCTGACTCGTGTGCAGGTCCACCGCGATGACGCCCAGCACCGGTGTCACCAGCGACTGGAGCAGCGCGTACGCGGCGACGGCCGCCGCCAGCACCGCGAATGTGACCTGATGATGTGTACGCCGCTCCGTCGTGGCCATAGAGCTCCCTCGGTTCCCGTTCCGTAAGCGGAATGCGCATTCCGATCCTAGGAGGGTAGCGGATGAGGAATGGAGATTCCGCTTCGGGGTGGGGGTGCGGAGGTGCAACGGGATGAGAGGTGCGTCACAACGGAGCGGACTCGGGCGCAGCAGACGAAGAGCGCCTGGAGGCAGCCCTCCAGACGCTGAGTCGGCAACGACCGGGTGCGGAGCACGCGCCCGCGGCTTTCAGCCCTCGGCGGTCCACCCCGGGATGGTGGGCAGCACCTTCTGCGCGACGCTCAGCAGCGCCGCGTCGTCCGCCGCCCCGCCGTCCGTGCGCCACAGGGTGAACTCGAACGAGCCGCCGCTGTCCTTCGCGTCCAGGGCCACGGCGAGGGAACGCGCCGGGACGCCGGGGCGGCTGTCGGAGTCGCTCCCGTCGAGCCGGAAGCTGATGCTGAGGGTGCGGTCCGCGTACAGGACCGCGGTGCGGCCCAGCACCGTCTGCCGCCGCGCGTCGTCGCCGTCCCCGAGCAGGGACGCGTACTCGGTCACCGGCATACGGTCGTAACTGGCCGCCAGGTTCACGGTGTAGGTGCCGAACTCCACGCGGGCCGAGGGAGTGGCGGTCTCGTGGCCGCCGGGAGACGTGAAGGCGCCGTCGCTGCCGCTCGCGGTCTTCGCCGTCTCGCCCGGAGCGCCCAGGAGGTCGGCGAGGTCGGGACGGTTCAGCGCCTCGCACAGTTGCAGCCCGGAGGCTTGTCGGGGCGCCTTCGCCGCCTTCTTCGCGCCACCGTTCGCGCTGCCCTTCGCGCCGTCCTTGGCGCCGTCCTTGGCGCCCTCCTCCGCGGCCCCCGTCGACGCCGTCGCGGACCGCCCGCCCGGGCAGGTGGCCGGCGCCGAGGCGCTCTCGCCGTGCGACGACGACGTCTTCTGAACGGTCCACAGACCCACCGCGAGCACCCCCACCAGTACCACGGCCGTCACGGCCTGCCCCCACGCGCCCGCGCCCTTCGCGGGCGCGTCCTTCTCGTCCGTCATATCCCCCACCTGCGACGATCTCCCCATACGTGCTCGGGGACCCTAACTCGTGATCATCGGGGCGCACAAGGCGCGGTACTCGCTGGGCGACATGCCCGTGGCGGAACGGAAGGCGCGGGTGAAGTCGGAGGGCCTCGGGTATCCCCAGCGTGCCCCGATCGCGCCGATGGGGACCGCGCGTTGGGCGGGGTCGGCCAGATCCCGGCGGCAGCGGGCGAGGCGCTGCTGACGGATGACGTCGCCGACGGTGCTGCCGTGCAACTGGAAGATGCGGTGCAGATAGCGCGTGGAGATGAAGTGCGCCGATGCGAGGGTGCCCGGCGTCAGCCCCGGATCGTGCAGGTGGGCGGTGATGAAGTCGCTGATCCGCTCGAACAGTTCGCGCTGCCGCGACTCGGCCGGAAGCAGGGCCGGCCGGTCCGCGTGGTGGGCCAGCAGAGCCGCCGTGAGATCGAGCGCGGTGCTGCCGAGCCGCGCGCTGTCCGGATACGTGAGATCGGCGTGCGCGTCGGTGAGCCCGGTCAGCATCTGGCACAGCAGCCGCCCGACGCCCGTTCGCCCCGGAAGCGCCTGTCCGCACAGCGGCGCGACGGCCCGCTCCGGCAGCGGCAGAAGGCGCCGGGGGAACTGCAGCAGCAACGCCCTGGCCCCCGCCGGGTCCGGACCCGCGGTGGCGCTGAACGGCCGTGAACTGTCGTACAGCAGCAGGTCGTCGGGGCCGAGCGCGGCGTACGCCCGGGCCTGTTCGATGCTCTGCTGTCCGGTGAGGGTCAGCGCGAGCTGGTACTGCTCGGGGTCGCACTGCCGGATGAGCCGCGGTGTGCGCCGGGAGTTGAGCGGCGAGTACGACATCACCGACAGTTGCACCGGCCCGAGGGCCATGGTCCGGATTCGGGCTCTGATCCGGTCGGGCGAGAGGAAGTCGATACGGGTGGCCATGAGGGCCTGTTCCGTGGTCTCCACCCAGGCCGCCGCCCGGTCGGAGGGTGGGAGGTGGGCGGTGTCCAGCACGGTGGTGAGCATGACGTTCCCTGGGTGGTGCCGGCTGATCGGGCCGATGTGACGGAGGGTCGCCCGTCCACCGGCCACGTATCCGATCATCGCCGGTGGGTGGCGGCCCCGAACAGTGCGGAGTGCGCCAAGTCGCGTGCGCCGCAGGCTCAAGACACGACCGGGCCGGACGGGACGCTGGATCACGGACGCCGGGCCGGACGGCGGGACCGCCTTCGCGGCGGCCCACCCACCCCCGTCCACGGGGGGAGCACCCGACGAACCGTCCACGGGGGAGCACCCGAAGAACGTACGCAAGCACCTCGCCGCCCCTGGAAGTGACCGGTACGCGCCCGAGGCGGACCACCTCGGGAGCGCACCGCCGGGGGCAGCGGACCGTTAATCATTTGCCGGGGGCCGGGGGAGCGGTTAGGTTCGCCCGGCTGTCCATGTCGTTCCGGGGGGTCTTCCGGGCCGGCACCGTCGTGACCAGGAGGTGTGGAGCTCATGCGCAGGAGTGACCAGCAGGTGAGTCCGCGTACCGACCTTTCCCACCTCCTCACACTCACGACGGAGACACCTTGTCGTTTCACATCACCGCACTGACCGACCCCGCGCAGGGGTCGCACAGCCGACGTCTCGCCTGGCTGGCGTCCGACGCCGACTCCATCCCCGTCGGCACGGCCTTCCTGCGGCTGTCCACCGATCCCGGGCAGAAGCACCTGGCCGAACTGACCCTCGGCGTCCACCCCGTGGAGCGGCGCGCGGGCGTCGGTTCGGGGCTCCTGGAGACCGCCGTGGCCGCCGCCCGGGACGACACCAGACGCTGCGTCATCGCGCAGGCCGAGGCCGGGTCACCCGGCGATCGCTTCCTGCCGGCCCGCGGCTTCCGCAAAGTCCTGACCCTGCGCTTCGCCCGCCTGCCGCTGGCCGACGTGGACGACGCCGCCCTCGCCGCGGTCGTCGCGCACCCGCACCCCGGCTACCGGCTGGCGTCGTGGCACGGCACCGTCCCCGACCACCTCGCCCCGACCTTCGCCGCCTCACGCCGGGCCATGGACGACATGCCCATGGACGACACCGACTACGGCACCATGACCTGGGACGTGGACCGGGTGCGGGCCGTGGCGAAGGCCGTCGCGGATCGCGGCGACCACCTGCACACCGTCGTCGCCCTCGACACCCGCGACGACTCGATCGCCGGCTTCACCGAACTCGTCGTCCCCGGCGGCGGATCGGGTGACGGGCAGCACTACGGCACCGCGGTGCTGCCCGAGCACCGCGGGCACGGCCTCGGCCGCTGGATGAAGGCCGAGTCGATCCGCCAGGCCCGCGCGGAACACCCCGACCTCGGCGGCCTCCTGACCGACACCGCCGACAGCAACACCCCCATGCGACGCGTCAACGACAGCCTCGGCTACACGCCCACCCACACGACGCTCCAGTACCAACTCGACCTGTAGTCGGCCCCACCAGCAACAACCGGCCGGCCCGGACGAGCCCCCTCGTCCGGCCCGGCCGTCCGCCGTCGTGACGGACCTCAACTCCTCTGCTCCTAAGACCCGTTGGTCGTTGACCCCGAACACTTGCCGATTTGTCAAGTGCTCGCTAGATTGGAAAGTAGTTGCAGGATCGGACAGTGGACCGGGGGAAGTGGTCGGGGTGGCGGACGAACCGATGGACGTACCAGCGGCGATGGCGCGGATCGAGGATGCGCGGCGCCAGGTGGAGGACGGCAGACGCTGGCGGGCCATGGGCTTCGCGCTGGTCGCAGTGGTGACGTTGGCCTACTTCGCGCTGATGGGCGGGGTCGACGATGCGTCGTCCGGCCTGCCGGGGGTGGTGCTGACGATGGCGCCGACTATGGTGGTCCTGTCGATGGCGGAGGTCTGGAACCGGCACCGCTCGCCGGACAGTCGGCGGTCGGTGCGGCGGGAGCACCGACTGGCGGTCGTGTTCGGCATGCTCGTCTTCGTGGCAGGTGCGCTCGCCACGCTGTTGCCGCACCCTTGGCCGGCCGCGCTGGTCGGCATCGTGCCCGCCGTGCCCTGCGTGGCCGGTGCGTGGTTGGCCGTCCAGGCGTGAGCGAGGTCGGACGACACCCGCGGCACATGCTCGACGAACTGATCCACTCGCCGGTGCGGCTGTCCATCATGGCCACGCTGGCAGCCGCGGAAGAGGCCGACTTCCGCTTTCTGCGCGAGTCGTTGGAGATCAGCGACTCGCTGCTGTCCAAGCACGCTGCGCAGTTGGAGGCGTCGGGATACATCCGGGTCACCAAGGGCTTCGTGGACAAGCGCGCGAGTACCTGGTACTCCCTGACCGAGGACGGCAGGACCGCCTTCGCGCGCTACCGGCGCACCCTCGCCGACATCCTCGGCGGCCCGGCAGCGGACGACGCGAAGCCGGACACCCGGCCACACTCCTGAACCGAGGCCACGCCGCTGCCGGAGTGGATGTCACCGGCGCTCCCGTCGAACAGCCCCGCCGGGCAAGGAAATCGGCTTGGCCCGGCGGCTCGGGCCGGAGAATGATCGGCCCCATGGGCGCCGATATCCACGGGTACGTCGAGTGCAGGCCGACCTACGGCACGCTCGACGAGGACGACGCGAGTTGGTACCCGGCGATCGACCTGAACATGCTGTACGGAGGGCGGGACTACGACGCGTTCGGCTGCCTGTTCGGCGTGCGGAACTACGCCGGGTTCCGGCCGTTGGCCGCCGGGCGCGGACTGCCCCACGACGTGTCGGACCACGTCCGGCAGGAGTTCGAGTCGTTCCCCGACCTCCACCACAGCCCGACATGGATCGGCTGGCCGGAGCTGGCGTCGGTCGACTGGGACGAAGCCGCGGAGCGGGTGGACGGTCGGGTCCACGAGTACGTCCGTGCGCCCGGGGGCGGTTGGGAGCTCGCCGGCAAGTCGTTCCAGGACACGACGGGTCGGCCCGAGGGCGCACAGTGGGCCTCGGGCGGCCGCTGCTTCCGCGTCGCCCGGATGACCCGCCGTGAGGCCGTCCCGGCGGACGGCGAATGGGCCCCGGTGTGGACGGTCATGCGCACCCTCGTGGCCGTCCACGGCGGCGGGAACGTGCGGCTGGCCGTCTGGTTCGACAACTGACGTCGCACGGGCGGGGGGCGGGGTTCGAACGGGGCGTACAGGATGTGCGGATACGGCAACAATTCGGGGCGGCGGTGATTCGAAGGGGCGCGGGGCGAGAACCGGGTAGGTATGCGTACCACGTCATCGCAGAGCCGAAGGAAGGCCGCCGGACGGCACCCCCTGGCGCGTACGGCCCCGTTCGCCGCGGCGGCCGTCGCGGTGCTGGCGCTCGGCGCGGCCGGGTGCGGCAACAGCGGCAAGGTGTCGGACACGTCCGCGCGGTCGACGTCGCCGACGGCGAGCCCGGCGGGCGGTTCCGGCGCCGCGGCCCCGAGCGGCAGCGCGGCGCCCGGATCGACGGCGGGGACGGTCGTACCGCGGTCCGCCGTACCGGGGGCGTCCGCGCCGCAGTCCACGGCCGCGCAGCCCGAGGCGGCCGGCAGCCGATGCACCGTCACCGACCTGACCATGCGGCTCGGCCGCGGCGACCCGGGTGCGGGCCAGGTGTACTATCCCCTGCGATTCACGAACACCTCTTCACGCACCTGCGTCCTCGACGGCTTCCCGGGGGTGTCGCTGATCCGCGGCGACGGCAGCACGATAGGGAAGCCCGCCGGCCGGCAGGGGCCGCGGGGCGCCGCGGTCGGCCTCAAGCCGGGCGCGAGTGTCGAGGCGGACCTGCACACGCTCAACCAGGGGGTCGACGGTGACAGTTGCTGGCGCAGACCGACCCTGCTCAAGGCGTACCCGCCCGGGTCGAAGGACGCCATGACCCTGGCCACGGGTGATCCCGTGGTCTGCGGCGGCACGTTCGACGTGGGGAGCGTCCACTGAGCCGGAGCACCGAACCGCTCGCACCCACCCGTACCCGCACCGACCCGTACCCGTGTCCGTACCCGAACCCACGGACGAACCACCGCACAGCACCACGTGAGTGAAAGGCCGCCCATGACCGTCAAGGGCATCGACGTTGCGTCCTACCAGTCCAGCACCTACAGCACCTCCGGCCTCGGCTTCGTCATGGTCAAGGCCACCGAGGGCACCAGTTACGTCAACCCCAAGCACGCCGCGCAGGTCGCCCACGCCCGGGCCGCGGGCGTGGCCGTCGGCCACTACCACTTCGCCCGGCCCGGCAGCATGGCCACGCAGGTCACCTACTTCCTCCAGCACGCCGGGGTGAACGCCGGCGACATCCTCGCCATGGACTGGGAGGACACGGGCGTGTCGGGAGCGGACAAGGACGCCTTCATCAAGGCGCTGCAGAAGGCGTCGGCCGCCCACCGGGTGCTGCTCTACTGCAACCTCGACTTCTGGCTGCACCGCGACACCACCTCCTTCTGCGGGGACGGCCTGTGGATCGCCGACCCCGGCGCGGCCGCCGGCCACCCGCGGGTGGAGCACGCCTGGACCATCCACCAGTACAGCTCGACCGACGGCATGGACCTCAACGTCGCCCACTTCGCCGACACCGCCGCGCTCACCACCTGGGCCGCGAAGAGCACGTCGGGCGGC comes from Streptomyces sp. NBC_00448 and encodes:
- a CDS encoding TetR/AcrR family transcriptional regulator; the protein is MPRVLDAEERNRLVSEAAWRVLVRDGIQALSVRRIAAEAGLPPSSLRYTFPTQASVRIGAYEMVAERLMARVAALSPDSERWARLVLLELLPLDAQRRLEMEVCLAFGTAAMTDPELRHTFRSVHRDERALCERVVRSVRVAAADVPVEAERLHALVDGLALHLVRQDPEEDTGWAVRVLDAHLARLG
- a CDS encoding TetR/AcrR family transcriptional regulator — its product is MAVRDDTGRPMRRDAARNHQLIVEAAREVLSEFGTDATMELIASRAGVGVGTVYRRFPNKEALVDELVHLILGELDEAATKALARGDGSGLEHFLRVLGQSYSDHRGYARELVGRAGIERGADRLRRLIDELRRQAQEHGHIGPDISLGDVLATAWALRGIIETTGAVAPHAWKRHLDIHLAGLRSAGPPSDRPAVSTADLVRISRSTS
- a CDS encoding MFS transporter produces the protein MATTERRTHHQVTFAVLAAAVAAYALLQSLVTPVLGVIAVDLHTSQNTVTWVLTAYLLSASIFTPIMGRIGDMIGKERVFVATLVALSVGSLLAALATNVTVMIIARVIQGIGGGVLPLAFGIIRDEFPKEKLNGAVGAIASLSAVGAGLGIVLAGPIVNALDYHWLFWLPMILTVAAAVAAHFFVPESPVRTEGRISWLPGILLSAWLVALLVALSEAPDWGWGSAKVIGLIVAAAVLAVAWVMVEQRSASPLIDMGMMRRTAVWTNNLVALLIGVGMYAVFAFLPEFVQTPSSAGYGFGASITASGLMLLPSTVTMFFVGMWSGRLARLIGGKAVVVIGCLVGVASMAILAFAHQDKWEIFVATGVMGIGFGLAFAAMSSLIVNAVPPEQTGVASGMNANIRTIGGSIGAALMASIVTADTGAGGLPKEAGYTHGFAMLAGALVIATLAATLIPAARRGAGANDEPEHGELAMVAGGTVVGDKSE
- a CDS encoding DUF6215 domain-containing protein, with amino-acid sequence MTDEKDAPAKGAGAWGQAVTAVVLVGVLAVGLWTVQKTSSSHGESASAPATCPGGRSATASTGAAEEGAKDGAKDGAKGSANGGAKKAAKAPRQASGLQLCEALNRPDLADLLGAPGETAKTASGSDGAFTSPGGHETATPSARVEFGTYTVNLAASYDRMPVTEYASLLGDGDDARRQTVLGRTAVLYADRTLSISFRLDGSDSDSRPGVPARSLAVALDAKDSGGSFEFTLWRTDGGAADDAALLSVAQKVLPTIPGWTAEG
- a CDS encoding helix-turn-helix domain-containing protein produces the protein MLTTVLDTAHLPPSDRAAAWVETTEQALMATRIDFLSPDRIRARIRTMALGPVQLSVMSYSPLNSRRTPRLIRQCDPEQYQLALTLTGQQSIEQARAYAALGPDDLLLYDSSRPFSATAGPDPAGARALLLQFPRRLLPLPERAVAPLCGQALPGRTGVGRLLCQMLTGLTDAHADLTYPDSARLGSTALDLTAALLAHHADRPALLPAESRQRELFERISDFITAHLHDPGLTPGTLASAHFISTRYLHRIFQLHGSTVGDVIRQQRLARCRRDLADPAQRAVPIGAIGARWGYPRPSDFTRAFRSATGMSPSEYRALCAPMITS
- a CDS encoding GNAT family N-acetyltransferase, whose product is MSFHITALTDPAQGSHSRRLAWLASDADSIPVGTAFLRLSTDPGQKHLAELTLGVHPVERRAGVGSGLLETAVAAARDDTRRCVIAQAEAGSPGDRFLPARGFRKVLTLRFARLPLADVDDAALAAVVAHPHPGYRLASWHGTVPDHLAPTFAASRRAMDDMPMDDTDYGTMTWDVDRVRAVAKAVADRGDHLHTVVALDTRDDSIAGFTELVVPGGGSGDGQHYGTAVLPEHRGHGLGRWMKAESIRQARAEHPDLGGLLTDTADSNTPMRRVNDSLGYTPTHTTLQYQLDL
- a CDS encoding winged helix-turn-helix domain-containing protein, which codes for MLDELIHSPVRLSIMATLAAAEEADFRFLRESLEISDSLLSKHAAQLEASGYIRVTKGFVDKRASTWYSLTEDGRTAFARYRRTLADILGGPAADDAKPDTRPHS
- a CDS encoding DUF4232 domain-containing protein, with product MRTTSSQSRRKAAGRHPLARTAPFAAAAVAVLALGAAGCGNSGKVSDTSARSTSPTASPAGGSGAAAPSGSAAPGSTAGTVVPRSAVPGASAPQSTAAQPEAAGSRCTVTDLTMRLGRGDPGAGQVYYPLRFTNTSSRTCVLDGFPGVSLIRGDGSTIGKPAGRQGPRGAAVGLKPGASVEADLHTLNQGVDGDSCWRRPTLLKAYPPGSKDAMTLATGDPVVCGGTFDVGSVH
- a CDS encoding GH25 family lysozyme, whose product is MTVKGIDVASYQSSTYSTSGLGFVMVKATEGTSYVNPKHAAQVAHARAAGVAVGHYHFARPGSMATQVTYFLQHAGVNAGDILAMDWEDTGVSGADKDAFIKALQKASAAHRVLLYCNLDFWLHRDTTSFCGDGLWIADPGAAAGHPRVEHAWTIHQYSSTDGMDLNVAHFADTAALTTWAAKSTSGGAPSYEAFPGAAWFTVGRKSPIVAAMHARLVAVGCDHYKSTANKDVIGSGDIASYEAWQRKYSTDHHKGWTGAALKWPPGKESWDALHVPKA